From the genome of Rathayibacter sp. VKM Ac-2759, one region includes:
- a CDS encoding arginase family protein, whose amino-acid sequence MASFLVVPQWQGSASTRAMRLVDGAEAIRGDLPSSATIVVDVPAEAGDAQDTGVRRYASVATTAERVREALLGRTGPVVTIGGDCGVSFAAVGHAVRTSAEPVALVWFDAHPDANTPATSPSGAFSGMVLSAALGHGVGLLSAAADERVPAERVVLAGVRSSDPGELEGLLGSGARHLPVDALDPESLVAAVEATGAGAVYVHIDLDVLDPADLAGLFDPVPFGVPAARLVACLEALRARFPLAGAAVTSFAPASPAAAVDDLSTILRIVGALTRGA is encoded by the coding sequence ATGGCGTCCTTCCTCGTTGTCCCGCAGTGGCAGGGCTCCGCGTCGACGCGGGCGATGCGCCTCGTCGACGGGGCCGAGGCCATCCGCGGCGACCTGCCCTCCTCCGCCACGATCGTCGTCGACGTCCCGGCCGAGGCCGGCGACGCCCAGGACACGGGCGTCCGCCGCTACGCCTCGGTCGCCACGACCGCCGAGAGGGTCCGCGAGGCCCTCCTCGGCCGCACCGGCCCCGTCGTCACGATCGGAGGCGACTGCGGCGTCTCGTTCGCGGCCGTCGGGCACGCGGTCCGCACCTCCGCCGAGCCCGTCGCCCTCGTCTGGTTCGATGCGCACCCGGATGCGAACACCCCCGCGACCTCGCCCAGCGGTGCCTTCTCGGGCATGGTGCTCTCGGCCGCCCTCGGTCACGGCGTGGGGCTGCTCAGCGCCGCGGCCGACGAGCGCGTCCCCGCCGAGCGCGTCGTGCTCGCCGGCGTCCGCTCGAGCGACCCGGGAGAGCTCGAGGGGCTCCTCGGCAGCGGCGCCCGGCACCTGCCGGTCGACGCGCTCGATCCGGAGTCGCTCGTCGCGGCCGTCGAGGCCACCGGCGCGGGTGCCGTATACGTGCACATCGACCTCGACGTGCTCGATCCGGCCGATCTCGCCGGCCTGTTCGACCCGGTGCCGTTCGGCGTCCCCGCGGCGCGACTGGTCGCCTGCCTCGAGGCGCTGCGGGCCCGCTTCCCGCTCGCGGGCGCCGCCGTCACGTCGTTCGCTCCCGCCTCCCCCGCTGCCGCGGTCGACGATCTGTCCACGATCCTCCGGATCGTCGGCGCCCTGACCCGCGGGGCCTGA
- a CDS encoding crotonase/enoyl-CoA hydratase family protein translates to MTASTERVSADDVRTDRAGTPRVRTERHGHVLAIVLDRPEKRNAADLAMLSALAAAYGELDRDPGLRAGVVLAAGEHFTAGLDLADIGPRIGSGGLDFVPEGGLDPWGLRTRAVSKPVVIGVQGTCLTLGIELALASDVVVAEESTRFGQIEVSRGILPFGGATLRFPRTAGWGDALRWILTGDTFDAAEAHRIGLVQQVVPDGTVAEAAHALAARIAAQAPLAVQAALANARLAVSSGDAEAAAALPAELARLADSEDARIGMEAFLARTSAEFTGR, encoded by the coding sequence ATGACCGCGAGCACCGAGCGCGTGAGCGCGGACGACGTGCGCACCGACCGTGCGGGCACCCCGCGCGTGCGCACCGAGCGCCACGGCCACGTCCTCGCGATCGTGCTCGACCGCCCCGAGAAGCGCAACGCCGCCGACCTCGCGATGCTGAGCGCGCTCGCCGCCGCCTACGGCGAGCTCGACCGCGATCCCGGGCTCCGGGCCGGGGTCGTCCTCGCCGCGGGCGAGCACTTCACCGCGGGCCTCGACCTCGCCGACATCGGCCCGCGCATCGGCTCCGGCGGGCTCGACTTCGTGCCCGAGGGCGGCCTCGATCCGTGGGGGCTGCGCACGCGCGCGGTGTCGAAGCCGGTGGTGATCGGCGTCCAGGGCACGTGCCTCACCCTCGGCATCGAGCTGGCGCTCGCGAGCGACGTCGTCGTCGCCGAGGAGTCGACCCGCTTCGGCCAGATCGAGGTGTCCCGCGGCATCCTGCCGTTCGGAGGCGCCACCCTGCGCTTCCCGCGCACCGCGGGCTGGGGTGACGCGCTCCGCTGGATCCTCACGGGAGACACCTTCGACGCCGCGGAGGCGCACCGCATCGGGCTCGTGCAGCAGGTGGTCCCGGACGGCACGGTAGCGGAGGCGGCGCACGCTCTCGCCGCCCGCATCGCCGCCCAGGCGCCCCTCGCTGTCCAGGCGGCCCTCGCGAACGCCCGCCTCGCCGTCTCGTCCGGCGACGCCGAGGCGGCGGCCGCTCTGCCGGCCGAGCTCGCGCGCCTCGCGGACTCCGAGGACGCGCGGATCGGCATGGAGGCGTTCCTCGCCCGCACGAGCGCGGAGTTCACCGGCCGATGA